Proteins encoded within one genomic window of Arachis ipaensis cultivar K30076 chromosome B08, Araip1.1, whole genome shotgun sequence:
- the LOC107611817 gene encoding uncharacterized protein LOC107611817, producing MDRSDPNRFRNRKPASSTERFLGVPSNAPPLENPSSSSATDELTEDDVVFFGDDNADNNHLPSTASSSNSSTPNHHHLHHNNNHKGFGFGSSDTFGILAALPENDASPTAPNGTHFFHKASSVSLSSSSSSSSSRMIPAIPKPPSAHHDRMPQSSVMYHQSAPVNVPILSQAMMRRHRQFDDDDDDDVDDVTAEDDDVMLPPHEIVARNSAQSPMLACSVLEGVGRTLKGRDLRQVRNAVWRQTVLARSGLFHK from the coding sequence ATGGATCGGTCTGACCCGAACCGCTTCCGTAACCGTAAACCGGCCTCCTCAACGGAACGCTTCCTTGGCGTCCCATCCAACGCGCCGCCTCTTGAAAACCCTAGCTCCTCCTCCGCCACCGACGAGCTCACCGAGGACGACGTCGTTTTCTTTGGCGACGACAACGCCGACAACAATCACCTCCCTTCCACTGCCTCCTCTTCCAACTCATCCACCCCTaaccaccaccacctccaccaTAACAACAACCACAAGGGCTTCGGATTCGGCTCCTCTGACACCTTCGGCATCCTTGCCGCTCTGCCGGAAAACGACGCCTCACCTACTGCTCCAAACGGCACGCACTTCTTCCACAAGGCCTCCTCGGTTTCGCTGtcctcgtcttcttcttcttcgtcgtcGCGTATGATTCCCGCCATACCGAAGCCTCCGTCAGCGCACCACGACCGGATGCCGCAGTCTTCGGTCATGTACCACCAGTCGGCGCCGGTGAACGTTCCTATTTTGTCTCAGGCGATGATGAGGAGGCACCGCCAGTTTGATGACGACGATGACGACGATGTGGACGATGTGACGGCGGAGGACGACGATGTGATGCTTCCGCCGCACGAGATTGTGGCGAGGAACTCGGCGCAGTCGCCGATGCTGGCGTGCTCGGTCCTGGAAGGGGTGGGGCGGACCCTGAAAGGGAGAGACTTACGGCAGGTTCGGAATGCGGTTTGGCGGCAAACAG